From one Rattus rattus isolate New Zealand chromosome 15, Rrattus_CSIRO_v1, whole genome shotgun sequence genomic stretch:
- the LOC116884387 gene encoding uncharacterized protein LOC116884387: MGQNSQEAIQAMYKGNKESPKTTSKPKLVLPEDSNSPLIDLLSEEPPPYPVSTSLAQEAAARPPAPPEAEAAFSPIAGRLRHKWEAAPDSTSQAFPLRQGVGGQTQYWPFSAADIYNWKQHNPPFSKDAVAFTELIESVLLTLQPTWDDCQQLLQALLTSEEKQRVFLEARKHVLGDDGRPTQLPDAIDDAFPLTRPNWDFNTVDGRGHLRLYRQLLLAGLRGAARRPTNLAQVNQVLEGADETPSAFLERLKEAYRMYTPYDPDDPGQMTSVSMSFIWQAAPDIRAKLQRLENLQGYTLQDLLKKDF; the protein is encoded by the coding sequence AAGGAATCTCCCAAAACTACATCCAAACCCAAGCTGGTGCTTCCGGAAGATTCTAACTCTCCCCTTATAGATCTcctatctgaggaacctcctccATATCCTGTTTCTACAAGTTTGGctcaggaggcagcagcaagACCGCCTGCCcccccagaggctgaggcagcattTTCCCCAATAGCAGGGAGACTGCGCCATAAGTGGGAAGCAGCACCGGATTCAACCTCTCAGGCCTTTCCCCTTAGACAGGGAGTGGGAGGGCAGACCCAGTATTGGCCCTTCTCCGCGGCCGACATCTATAACTGGAAGCAGCACAACCCCCCTTTTTCCAAGGACGCAGTGGCCTTTACTGAACTAATAGAATCTGTTTTACTCACACTTCAGCCCACTTGGGATGATTGTCAGCAGCTCTTACAGGCTCTCTTGACTTcggaagaaaaacaaagggtGTTTCTGGAAGCCAGGAAGCACGTCCTGGGGGATGATGGGCGTCCTACTCAGCTGCCTGATGCAATTGATGATGCGTTCCCACTTACAAGGCCGAACTGGGACTTCAATACGGTTGACGGTAGGGGACACCTACGCCTTTACCGCCAGTTGCTCTTAGCGGGTCTCCGAGGGGCTGCCCGGCGCCCTACCAATTTGGCTCAGGTGAATCAGGTATTAGAGGGGGCCGATGAGACCCCCTCAGCTTTTTTAGAAAGACTAAAAGAGGCCTATCGCATGTATACACCCTATGATCCAGATGACCCAGGGCAGATGACGAGTGTCTCTATGTCCTTCATCTGGCAGGCTGCGCCAGATATTAGGGCTAAGTTACAGAGATTGGAGAACCTACAGGGTTACACGCTGCAGGACTTGCTTAAAAAGGATTTTTAa